One Streptomyces sp. ML-6 genomic region harbors:
- a CDS encoding gamma carbonic anhydrase family protein, with protein sequence MAERALVTGMGGKDPDIDADAFTAPTSVVIGEVTMAAGSSVWYQAVLRADCGPIVIGADSNIQDNCSVHVDPGFPVTVGERVSVGHNAVLHGCTVEDDVLVGMGATVLNGAHIGAGSLIAAQALVPQGMRVPPGSLVAGVPAKVKRELTEEELEGIKFNAVGYVELARAHRRAHEG encoded by the coding sequence ATGGCAGAGCGGGCGTTGGTCACGGGAATGGGCGGCAAGGATCCGGACATCGACGCGGACGCCTTCACGGCGCCGACCTCGGTCGTCATCGGCGAGGTCACGATGGCCGCGGGCTCCAGCGTCTGGTACCAGGCCGTGCTGCGGGCCGACTGCGGCCCCATCGTCATCGGCGCCGACAGCAACATCCAGGACAACTGCAGCGTCCACGTCGACCCGGGATTCCCGGTCACGGTCGGCGAGCGCGTCTCCGTCGGGCACAACGCCGTGCTGCACGGCTGCACCGTCGAGGACGACGTCCTGGTCGGCATGGGCGCCACCGTCCTCAACGGCGCCCACATCGGGGCCGGTTCGCTGATCGCGGCGCAGGCGCTGGTCCCGCAGGGGATGCGGGTGCCCCCGGGCTCGCTCGTCGCGGGCGTCCCCGCCAAGGTCAAGCGGGAGCTGACCGAGGAGGAGCTCGAGGGCATCAAGTTCAACGCGGTGGGCTACGTGGAGCTGGCCAGGGCCCACCGCCGGGCGCACGAGGGCTGA
- a CDS encoding DedA family protein, with protein sequence MHIQEWLVTVPAISVYALVGVVIGLESLGIPLPGEIVLVSAALLAAGHDGINPWILGACASAGAIIGDSIGYAIGRKGGRPLLAWLGGKFPKHFGESQIALAERSFQKWGMWAVFFGRFVALLRIFAGPLAGVLHMPYWKFLTANVFGGIVWAGGTTAVVHSVGIVAEAWLKRFSYLGLVAAVLIGVTSMLILKGRAKKVAARTSPAPVADAGIVPAAD encoded by the coding sequence TTGCACATCCAGGAATGGCTGGTGACCGTCCCCGCGATCAGCGTGTACGCCCTGGTGGGCGTCGTCATCGGGCTGGAGAGCCTCGGGATTCCGCTGCCGGGCGAGATCGTCCTGGTCAGCGCGGCGCTGCTGGCCGCCGGACACGACGGGATCAACCCCTGGATCCTCGGCGCCTGTGCCTCGGCCGGCGCGATCATCGGCGACTCCATCGGCTACGCCATCGGACGCAAGGGCGGACGGCCGCTGCTGGCGTGGCTCGGCGGGAAGTTCCCCAAGCACTTCGGCGAGAGCCAGATCGCGCTGGCGGAGCGGTCGTTCCAGAAGTGGGGGATGTGGGCGGTCTTCTTCGGCCGCTTCGTCGCACTGCTGCGGATCTTCGCGGGCCCCCTGGCGGGCGTGCTCCACATGCCGTACTGGAAGTTCCTGACCGCCAACGTCTTCGGCGGCATCGTCTGGGCCGGTGGCACCACGGCCGTCGTCCACTCGGTGGGGATCGTCGCCGAGGCGTGGCTCAAGCGGTTCTCCTACCTCGGCCTCGTGGCCGCGGTGCTGATCGGCGTGACCTCGATGCTGATCCTGAAGGGCCGGGCCAAGAAGGTGGCGGCACGGACCTCGCCCGCCCCCGTGGCCGACGCGGGGATCGTTCCGGCCGCGGACTGA
- a CDS encoding DUF4442 domain-containing protein has translation MSVGEMLVATVPMARTLNLEFLETTAERAVVRLPDQAGYHNHIGGPHAGAMFTLAESASGAIVIAAFGDQLSRAVPLAVKAEIGYKKLAKGVVTATATLGRPVAEVVAELDEGKRPEFPVVIEIRREDGAVTGEMTVVWTLRPNA, from the coding sequence ATGTCCGTCGGCGAGATGCTCGTCGCGACGGTTCCGATGGCCCGGACCCTCAATCTCGAATTCCTGGAGACGACCGCGGAGCGCGCGGTGGTCCGGCTCCCGGACCAGGCCGGCTACCACAACCACATCGGCGGACCGCACGCCGGGGCGATGTTCACGCTGGCGGAATCGGCGAGCGGCGCGATCGTCATCGCCGCCTTCGGCGACCAGCTGTCGCGTGCCGTGCCGCTCGCCGTGAAGGCGGAGATCGGCTACAAGAAGCTGGCCAAGGGCGTCGTCACCGCGACGGCGACCCTCGGCCGCCCGGTGGCCGAGGTCGTGGCCGAACTCGACGAGGGCAAGCGCCCGGAGTTCCCCGTGGTCATCGAGATCCGGCGCGAGGACGGCGCCGTGACCGGCGAGATGACGGTCGTCTGGACGCTGCGGCCCAACGCCTGA
- a CDS encoding acyltransferase, with product MPKNRNAFSSLAAWRRRALSGAVHRGWRWVQEAGAVTAEHPGRLRFGRIGPGTRLAFPQGTVFGEPWIELGAHCIIGEQVTLTAGLMPDLDLGPDPILTLGDGVVLGRGSHVVADTTVTIGPDTYCGPYVYITSTNHSYDDPHEPVGRQWPRMEPVSIGPGCWIGTGAVILPGARLGRNVVVAAGAVVRGEVPDHAVVAGAPARVVRSWDPEKGWQPPLRTPAPVPIPTGVTPEQLLALAEPGETPDPPDA from the coding sequence GTGCCGAAGAACAGGAACGCGTTCTCATCCCTTGCCGCCTGGCGGCGGCGCGCCCTGTCCGGGGCCGTCCACCGCGGCTGGCGATGGGTGCAGGAGGCGGGCGCGGTCACCGCGGAACATCCCGGCAGGCTGCGCTTCGGCCGGATCGGCCCCGGAACCCGGCTGGCCTTCCCGCAGGGCACGGTCTTCGGCGAACCGTGGATCGAACTCGGCGCGCACTGCATCATCGGCGAGCAGGTCACGCTGACGGCCGGCCTCATGCCCGACCTGGACCTCGGCCCCGACCCCATCCTGACCCTGGGGGACGGGGTCGTGCTCGGCCGGGGCAGCCACGTGGTCGCCGACACCACGGTGACCATCGGCCCGGACACGTACTGCGGACCGTACGTCTACATCACGTCCACGAACCACAGCTACGACGACCCCCACGAGCCGGTCGGCCGGCAATGGCCCCGCATGGAACCCGTTTCCATCGGACCCGGCTGCTGGATCGGCACCGGAGCGGTGATCCTCCCCGGCGCCAGACTCGGCCGCAACGTGGTGGTCGCCGCGGGAGCGGTGGTACGGGGCGAGGTGCCCGACCACGCGGTGGTGGCCGGTGCCCCCGCCCGCGTCGTGCGCAGCTGGGACCCGGAGAAGGGCTGGCAGCCGCCGCTGCGCACCCCGGCCCCGGTGCCGATCCCGACGGGGGTCACGCCCGAACAGCTGCTGGCCCTGGCGGAGCCGGGCGAGACCCCGGACCCGCCCGACGCCTGA
- a CDS encoding AAC(3) family N-acetyltransferase encodes MSTTTAPPLPHARSGLAGQLSALGVKRNGILLVHSSMRAVGPVSGGVRAVVDALREAVGSHGTLVVPAFTPENSDTSPHYLARVRGLTDRAREAVRASMPPFDPATSAAPSMGVLPEAVRLSDGAVRSLHPQTSFAALGPLAPCLMARHSPDCHLGEASPLARLYDRRAHVLMLGTGFDTCTAFHLGEYRVAAPPRRAYRCVVTAGERRQWWEYEDVALDDSDFAALGADFVRSDPGACVRTGTVGSATSRLFRLDHAVDFATRWLSSHRSGARARALCHSPG; translated from the coding sequence GAGCGGGCTGGCGGGCCAGTTGTCCGCACTCGGCGTGAAACGCAACGGCATCCTCCTGGTGCACTCCTCGATGCGCGCGGTCGGCCCGGTGAGCGGGGGCGTCCGCGCGGTGGTCGACGCCCTGCGGGAGGCGGTCGGGAGCCACGGCACGCTCGTGGTACCCGCCTTCACACCGGAGAACTCCGACACCTCCCCGCACTATCTCGCCCGGGTGCGCGGCCTCACGGACCGGGCCCGGGAGGCGGTGCGGGCGAGCATGCCGCCCTTCGACCCGGCGACGTCGGCGGCCCCGTCGATGGGGGTCCTCCCGGAGGCCGTGCGGCTCTCCGACGGGGCGGTGCGCAGTCTCCATCCGCAGACGTCCTTCGCCGCGCTCGGCCCCCTGGCCCCTTGTCTGATGGCGCGTCACTCCCCCGACTGCCACCTCGGCGAGGCCTCGCCGCTGGCCCGTCTTTACGACCGGAGGGCCCATGTGCTCATGCTGGGCACCGGTTTCGACACCTGCACCGCCTTCCACCTCGGCGAGTACCGGGTAGCGGCCCCGCCCCGGCGCGCCTACCGCTGCGTGGTGACGGCCGGGGAGCGGCGCCAGTGGTGGGAGTACGAGGACGTCGCCCTGGACGACAGCGACTTCGCGGCCCTGGGCGCCGACTTCGTCCGGTCGGACCCGGGGGCGTGCGTCCGTACCGGAACGGTGGGTTCGGCGACGAGCAGGCTCTTCCGGCTCGACCACGCCGTGGACTTCGCGACCCGTTGGCTGTCCTCGCACCGCAGCGGCGCGCGGGCCCGGGCGCTCTGCCACTCGCCCGGCTGA